The genomic region TGCTGCTCCTGCCTGTCTGCAACGACCAGCCCATCCAGGCGCACTTCCTGGCGAAGTCGGGCGCGGGACTCGTGCGGGCGCCGCGCTCGCTCTCCGTGGGGGACTGCCGCGAAGCGCTGCGACAGCTGCTGGAGCCGGGCACGGTGCTGCGACAGCGGGTGGCCGGCATCGCCGCGTCCTACCAGGCGCGTGACGGCGCGAAGGACGCCGCTGAACGCATCCTCCGACTCGTGGCGTGAGTGATTGCATGCGTGATTGGGACGTGTGGCGGCTGGTGCTGCCGGGTGTGTCGCCGCTGGAGGTGTGGAACCTGCCCGTGATGGGGCGCGAGCTGTGGGAGTTGCTCGGGGCGCCTCGCGTGGATGCGGACCGTCGCGCGGGGGTTCCCGAGCCGGCGCTCGCGGGCCGACTGGGCCCGGCGCTCGCGGTGGCGCTGTCCACGCTGGTGAAACGGCACGCGGTGGATGCCGTGTGGCTCAGTGGCGGATTGGTGTGCCTGGAGGGCTTCGGTGCCATGCTCTCGAGTGTGTCCACCGCGCTTCCCTGCCCTGTGTACGTGGCGGAGCGCCCACTCTTCGCGCCAGCCCTGGCGGGACTGCGTCTGCTGGCGCCGCTCGCGCCCGCGCATCCGGTGGCGCTCGACGTGGGACAGACGGGCATCAAGTGTGTGAGTCACACAGCGGACTCGCGCATCTTCGAGCGCGACGCCGCGCGGTTGCCCCGGTACTTCATCGGCATGGCGCGGCCCCCAGACAGGCGCCATGTGAAGGCAGCGGTGGCGTTCATCGCCAGTGCCCTGCGCGTGTTCTCGGCACGGCTGCCCGATGCCCTGTGCCTCGCGCTGCCGTGTCCGCTGGACGCGTCGCTGG from Myxococcus virescens harbors:
- a CDS encoding ROK family protein translates to MRDWDVWRLVLPGVSPLEVWNLPVMGRELWELLGAPRVDADRRAGVPEPALAGRLGPALAVALSTLVKRHAVDAVWLSGGLVCLEGFGAMLSSVSTALPCPVYVAERPLFAPALAGLRLLAPLAPAHPVALDVGQTGIKCVSHTADSRIFERDAARLPRYFIGMARPPDRRHVKAAVAFIASALRVFSARLPDALCLALPCPLDASLVPGGCTYGWEGHESLVADILQAAMGNEGRGTALVLNDAELATEAARGDSRLANHSRVLCLTLGFGPGGALLERR